In the Desulfitobacterium hafniense DCB-2 genome, ATGGAAGAATCCAGCTTGTCTGAGAGAAAATTTAAGGTGGTGGACAGACTGCCTAATTCGTCCTGGGAGTTAAGGGGACACTTGGCGGAGAAATCCATTTCAGCCAGTTTAATGGCTGTTTTATTCAGGGTGACCAGGGGTTTGGCGATAATTTTGGAGTAGATGAAGGAGAGGGCGAAAATCAAGACCAAAGCAATCAGATAGAAGTAAACATAAAACTGCCGGATAACCGCCGCCGCCTCCCCGATGGGCTGCAGTGAAGCGGCAGCGGTCAGAACACCGGTCACTTTGCCGCCGCTGACGATGGGGGCAATCCCCACCAGGCTGTTCTGACCGTCAATTTTGACACCGGAATGATAGATGAGATGTTTGCCTTCATCCAGAACCATAGCCACCGCCAAGGGGTCCGAGGTCCACTGCCGCATCCCGTTGATCAGCATTTTCATTTTGCTGTCCATATTGTAGGTAATGATATCATCGGTGATTTCCGACATGGGGCCGGAACCGGAGGCAGGCCTTTTGGCAATTTTGAGAAGCAATTGCCGTTTATCCTCAAAAATACGCAAGGTAGAACCGGATAGATTGATAATGGCAGTGCTGGCGTTGTTTTTATCCTGAAATTCGCTTAGCAGTGCCGAGGAATCGGTGCTGTTTTCGGCCAGCCGGCTATAGGCGCTGCTGAATTGCTGGAAATTGGCTTCAAAATCTTTGGTTTTTTTGCTCAGGTAAAAATTCTCGATAAAAACGGTCTGCAGCAGCATGGTCAGGCTGGTGAAAAAAATAAAGAACAGGGAGGTGATGATAAACAGCTTAAAGGTAATGCTTTTCTTTTGCTGTTTCATTGACCGGCCTCCAGTTTATAGCCGCTGCCCCTGACGGTGGTGATGAGCCGGCCTTCGCTTTTTAATTTTTGCCGGAGCCTTTTGATATGGGAGTCCACATTGCGCAAATCGCCGTAATATTCATAGCCCCAGACCAGGTTCATCATCATTTCCCGGGTAAGCACCCTTTGCTTATTCCTGACCAAACAAACCAGCAGCTCAAACTCTTTGGGAGTCAGTTCGATGGGTTCTCCGGCCAGGGTGACGGTATGGGACAGCTGGTTA is a window encoding:
- a CDS encoding sensor histidine kinase — encoded protein: MKQQKKSITFKLFIITSLFFIFFTSLTMLLQTVFIENFYLSKKTKDFEANFQQFSSAYSRLAENSTDSSALLSEFQDKNNASTAIINLSGSTLRIFEDKRQLLLKIAKRPASGSGPMSEITDDIITYNMDSKMKMLINGMRQWTSDPLAVAMVLDEGKHLIYHSGVKIDGQNSLVGIAPIVSGGKVTGVLTAAASLQPIGEAAAVIRQFYVYFYLIALVLIFALSFIYSKIIAKPLVTLNKTAIKLAEMDFSAKCPLNSQDELGSLSTTLNFLSDKLDSSISELKAANENLKEDIEREKKLDLMKNEFIAGVSHELKTPISLISSYAEGIKDNITHGAKREYYAHIIMDESKKMASLVEDMLDLSQLESGSFKLKVEDFSLTGLLNSISERYAGDLRRKGKNLDLSIPAYDLEVRADMFRIEQVLTNLIDNGIKYSLEGGIIKISAHDQSDTVTIEVENPGEPIPEAELPHIWSKFYRIEKSRNKELGGTGLGLSIVREILDRHGSAYGAENTVSGVKFFFTLAKIKGPAEGWADR